A stretch of Lathyrus oleraceus cultivar Zhongwan6 chromosome 6, CAAS_Psat_ZW6_1.0, whole genome shotgun sequence DNA encodes these proteins:
- the LOC127091100 gene encoding uncharacterized protein C115.02c isoform X2: protein MQLKFSLNKQNAKTMRRIWNLLSDNNPNKLFQYAFSIPTNFRVTPFRSYCDPSRIPKQNRPGPLVQYKNLVDQGKLQHDPYQESVATELQNLLARLENYEREMEEYHVNLSNWEKNRENERQRILIEEVGKQQNEEDWWKRLNNKITERWTTGKRPENVESGVGKWVSYLKREKKLDSLVGRRPNAPPAPKGLYIYGNVGSGKTMLMDMFYSATEGIVKHRRRYHFHEAMLRINEHMHKIWKKQMEEKPLQSGIAGWIMNLPFDTKAKEWLAAEEKYKQEVQMKNILPAVADKFFLDRDGDKKGANILCFDEIQTVDVFAIVALSGILSRLLSSGTIIVATSNRAPKDLNEAGMVREIFQTLVSKLEEHCDKVLVGSEIDYRRFIAQRSVNRAHYLWPIERETINEFEKKWLNATGRFGGNIISTTISVMFGRTLEVPESCEGVARFTFDYLCGRPLGAADYIAVADNYHTVFISDIPVMSMRIRDKARRFITLIDELYNHHSCLCCLASSSIDELFQGTEEGTLFDLERSHA from the exons ATGCAATTGAAATTCTCACTCAACAAACAAAACGCAAAAACAATGAGAAGAATCTGGAACCTTCTCTCCGATAACAACCCTAACAAACTCTTCCAATACGCATTTTCGATCCCAACCAACTTCCGCGTCACTCCGTTTCGTTCTTACTGCGATCCATCACGCATTCCCAAGCAAAACCGTCCAG GACCGCTTGTGCAGTACAAAAATCTCGTTGATCAAGGGAAGCTGCAGCATGATCCTTACCAAGAGAGTGTTGCTACAGAGCTTCAGAATTTGTTAGCTAGGTTGGAGAATTATGAGAGAGAAATGGAAGAGTATCAT GTTAATCTATCTAATTGGGAGAAGAATAGGGAGAACGAGCGGCAAAGGATACTCATAGAGGAAGTTGGGAAACAGCAGAATGAGGAGGATTGGTGGAAGAGATTGAATAATAAAATCACTGAAAGATGGACCACTGG GAAAAGACCCGAGAATGTGGAGTCAGGGGTAGGAAAATGGGTGTCATATCTTAAACGTGAGAAGAAGCTGGATTCACTAGTTGGTCGCCGCCCAAATGCTCCTCCAGCTCCCAAAGGACTTTACATATATGGCAATGTGGGCAGTG GGAAGACAATGCTGATGGACATGTTTTATAGTGCCACTGAAGGAATAGTTAAACATCGAAGAAGGTATCACTTTCATGAG GCCATGCTTAGAATAAATGAACATATGCACAAGATATGGAAGAAACAAATGGAAGAGAAGCCTTTGCAGTCAGGCATTGCTGGTTGGATTATGAATCTTCCCTTCGACACTAAAGCTAAAGAGTGGCTGGCTGCAGAAGAAAAATACAAGCAAGAGGTGCAAATGAAAAACATTCTTCCAGCTGTAGCAGATAAGTTTTTTCTGGATCGAGATGGGGACAAAAAGGGAGCTAACATTTTGTGCTTTGATGAGATACAG ACTGTTGATGTATTTGCTATTGTGGCTTTATCTGGAATTCTAAGCAGATTGCTGAGTAGTGGAACTATAATTGTGGCTACAAGTAATCGAGCACCAAAGGACTTGAATGAG GCTGGTATGGTACGGGAAATCTTCCAAACCCTTGTCTCCAAATTGGAAGAACATTGTGATAAGGTGTTGGTTGGCAGTGAAATTGACTACCGTCGTTTTATAGCACAGAGATCAGTAAACCGG GCACACTATTTATGGCCTATTGAAAGGGAAACCATCAATGAATTTGAGAAAAAGTGGCTCAACGCAACAGGCCGATTTGGAGGAAATATAATCTCCACCACCATCTCAGTGATGTTTGGAAG GACTCTTGAGGTTCCTGAAAGCTGCGAGGGAGTTGCCCGCTTTACATTTGACTATCTATGTGGTCGTCCG TTGGGGGCAGCAGATTATATTGCAGTAGCTGACAACTATCACACCGTTTTCATATCTGATATTCCAGTGATGAGTATGCGCATTCGTGACAAG GCACGGAGATTTATCACTCTTATTGACGAGTTATACAATCATCATTCTTGTCTATGTTGTTTGGCATCCTCTTCGATCGATGAAttatttcaaggaactgaggAAGGCACACTTTTTGACTTGGAGAG GTCTCACGCCTGA
- the LOC127091100 gene encoding uncharacterized protein LOC127091100 isoform X1: protein MQLKFSLNKQNAKTMRRIWNLLSDNNPNKLFQYAFSIPTNFRVTPFRSYCDPSRIPKQNRPGPLVQYKNLVDQGKLQHDPYQESVATELQNLLARLENYEREMEEYHVNLSNWEKNRENERQRILIEEVGKQQNEEDWWKRLNNKITERWTTGKRPENVESGVGKWVSYLKREKKLDSLVGRRPNAPPAPKGLYIYGNVGSGKTMLMDMFYSATEGIVKHRRRYHFHEAMLRINEHMHKIWKKQMEEKPLQSGIAGWIMNLPFDTKAKEWLAAEEKYKQEVQMKNILPAVADKFFLDRDGDKKGANILCFDEIQTVDVFAIVALSGILSRLLSSGTIIVATSNRAPKDLNEAGMVREIFQTLVSKLEEHCDKVLVGSEIDYRRFIAQRSVNRAHYLWPIERETINEFEKKWLNATGRFGGNIISTTISVMFGRTLEVPESCEGVARFTFDYLCGRPLGAADYIAVADNYHTVFISDIPVMSMRIRDKARRFITLIDELYNHHSCLCCLASSSIDELFQGTEEGTLFDLESFQFETEAEGSKLRRDVLAEGNVGSGGTPVGITSILSGQEEMFTFQRAVSRLIEMQTPLYLDGVSDFHPYFQRHHKKNCDSLLSESSSF from the exons ATGCAATTGAAATTCTCACTCAACAAACAAAACGCAAAAACAATGAGAAGAATCTGGAACCTTCTCTCCGATAACAACCCTAACAAACTCTTCCAATACGCATTTTCGATCCCAACCAACTTCCGCGTCACTCCGTTTCGTTCTTACTGCGATCCATCACGCATTCCCAAGCAAAACCGTCCAG GACCGCTTGTGCAGTACAAAAATCTCGTTGATCAAGGGAAGCTGCAGCATGATCCTTACCAAGAGAGTGTTGCTACAGAGCTTCAGAATTTGTTAGCTAGGTTGGAGAATTATGAGAGAGAAATGGAAGAGTATCAT GTTAATCTATCTAATTGGGAGAAGAATAGGGAGAACGAGCGGCAAAGGATACTCATAGAGGAAGTTGGGAAACAGCAGAATGAGGAGGATTGGTGGAAGAGATTGAATAATAAAATCACTGAAAGATGGACCACTGG GAAAAGACCCGAGAATGTGGAGTCAGGGGTAGGAAAATGGGTGTCATATCTTAAACGTGAGAAGAAGCTGGATTCACTAGTTGGTCGCCGCCCAAATGCTCCTCCAGCTCCCAAAGGACTTTACATATATGGCAATGTGGGCAGTG GGAAGACAATGCTGATGGACATGTTTTATAGTGCCACTGAAGGAATAGTTAAACATCGAAGAAGGTATCACTTTCATGAG GCCATGCTTAGAATAAATGAACATATGCACAAGATATGGAAGAAACAAATGGAAGAGAAGCCTTTGCAGTCAGGCATTGCTGGTTGGATTATGAATCTTCCCTTCGACACTAAAGCTAAAGAGTGGCTGGCTGCAGAAGAAAAATACAAGCAAGAGGTGCAAATGAAAAACATTCTTCCAGCTGTAGCAGATAAGTTTTTTCTGGATCGAGATGGGGACAAAAAGGGAGCTAACATTTTGTGCTTTGATGAGATACAG ACTGTTGATGTATTTGCTATTGTGGCTTTATCTGGAATTCTAAGCAGATTGCTGAGTAGTGGAACTATAATTGTGGCTACAAGTAATCGAGCACCAAAGGACTTGAATGAG GCTGGTATGGTACGGGAAATCTTCCAAACCCTTGTCTCCAAATTGGAAGAACATTGTGATAAGGTGTTGGTTGGCAGTGAAATTGACTACCGTCGTTTTATAGCACAGAGATCAGTAAACCGG GCACACTATTTATGGCCTATTGAAAGGGAAACCATCAATGAATTTGAGAAAAAGTGGCTCAACGCAACAGGCCGATTTGGAGGAAATATAATCTCCACCACCATCTCAGTGATGTTTGGAAG GACTCTTGAGGTTCCTGAAAGCTGCGAGGGAGTTGCCCGCTTTACATTTGACTATCTATGTGGTCGTCCG TTGGGGGCAGCAGATTATATTGCAGTAGCTGACAACTATCACACCGTTTTCATATCTGATATTCCAGTGATGAGTATGCGCATTCGTGACAAG GCACGGAGATTTATCACTCTTATTGACGAGTTATACAATCATCATTCTTGTCTATGTTGTTTGGCATCCTCTTCGATCGATGAAttatttcaaggaactgaggAAGGCACACTTTTTGACTTGGAGAG TTTCCAGTTTGAAACAGAAGCTGAAGGCAGTAAACTCCGCCGTGATGTCTTAGCAGAAGGCAACGTGGGCTCAGGAGGTACCCCTGTTGGCATCACATCCATACTATCTGGTCAGGAAGAGATGTTTACTTTTCAGAGAGCT GTCTCACGCCTGATTGAAATGCAAACTCCATTATACTTGGATGGAGTTAGTGACTTTCATCCTTATTTTCAGAGGCATCATAAAAAAAATTGTGACAGCTTACTGTCTGAGTCGTCATCATTTTGA